One region of Miscanthus floridulus cultivar M001 chromosome 19, ASM1932011v1, whole genome shotgun sequence genomic DNA includes:
- the LOC136525149 gene encoding uncharacterized protein translates to MGWGNTITRRLKVFSMALFIYFDYKAVQKRVQWVSTGKKSAIWKKTHERNARRVLNLMIELEGLWVKMGQYLSTRADVLPEPYINVLKQLQDSLPPRPFEEVRGTIEKELGEPMSDLFADFVVDPLATASIAQVHRATLADGREVVVKIQHDGVKEIILEDLKNAKSLVEWIAWAEPQYDFNPMIDEWCKEAPKELDFNHEAENTRAVSRNLSRKTDCGSGSVSNAVDVLIPEVIQSTDKVLILEYMDGIRLNDNDSLEAFGVDKQKLVEEITRAYAHQIYIDGFFNGDPHPGNFLVSKEPPHKPILLDFGLTKRISKSMTQALAKMFLSCAEGDHVALLSAFSEMGLKLRVDMPQQAMDITTIFFRQSTTASEAKENIKALNDQSERNKKALQEKMKLNKKEVQRFNPVDAFPGDAIIFMRVLNLLRGLSASLNVRIVYLDIMRPFAESTLLGSLTHGQIPNSQWIFDSPANSDVESKLRNYLLELGRDKILGIQVCAYKDGKVIIDTAAGMLGKYDPRPVQPDSLFPVFSVTKGITAGMVHWLVDKGKLKYEETVANIWPNFGTNGKELIKVHHLLNHTSGLHNALGDVVKNDPLLVCDWEETLNQITKCTPEIEPGSTQIYHYLSFGWLCGGVIEHASGKKFQEVLEEAIVRPLHIEGELYVGIPPGVESRLAALTVDTEELQKLSGIRAGADVPPALLNNIAQMASGLPALFNTLNVRRAIIPAANGHCSARALARYYAALATGGSVPPPHSSGSKPPLGSHVHTPKFPTAPLKKKGTGKKKGCSGSTGNLQHVSSTDKNGYSQLRTSDADSEAAAVVLGSGGSSRMFSSDKILDAFMGVGEYEGMAQQDGKFGLGFRRYNNASSGKMRYFGHSGMGGSTGFCDVENNFAIAVMVNKLSLGSVTRGVIRLVLEELGLPVPDEYSATGEKGPDMVLNLTPPEQLR, encoded by the exons ATGGGATGGGGAAACACCATTACCAGGCGCCTCAAGGTTTTCTCTATGGCACTGTTTATCTACTTCGACTATAAG GCTGTTCAGAAGAGAGTTCAATGGGTTAGCACTGGTAAAAAGAGTGCTATATGGAAGAAAACACATGAGCGAAATGCTCGCCGTGTCCTCAACCTGATGATAGAGTTAGAAGGTTTATGGGTGAAAATGGGCCAATATTTATCCACAAGAGCAGATGTACTTCCTGAACCTTACATAAATGTCCTCAAGCAGTTGCAGGATTCACTTCCTCCACGCCCTTTTGAAGAG GTTCGTGGAACAATAGAGAAAGAACTTGGAGAACCCATGAGTGATCTATTTGCTGATTTTGTCGTGGACCCTCTCGCAACCGCATCA ATAGCGCAAGTTCATCGTGCAACTCTAGCAGATGGCAGAGAAGTAGTTGTCAAAATTCAGCATGATGGTGTCAAGGAGATCATATTAGAG GATCTGAAGAATGCAAAATCATTGGTTGAATGGATAGCGTGGGCAGAGCCTCAGTATGATTTTAATCCAATGATTGATGAATGGTGCAAGGAGGCTCCAAAGGAACTTGATTTCAACCATGAAGCAG AGAATACTAGGGCCGTCTCCAGGAATCTTAGTCGCAAAACTGACTGTGGGAGTGGCAGTGTTTCCAATGCTGTTGATGTACTCATTCCAGAAGTTATTCAG TCAACTGACAAGGTTCTAATTTTGGAATATATGGATGGGATTCGCTTAAATGATAATGATTCATTGGAGGCATTTGGTGTTGACAAGCAAAAACTGGTCGAAGAGATAACCCGTGCATACGCTCATCAAATATACATTGATGGCTTCTTTAATGGCGACCCTCACCCTG GCAATTTTCTTGTGAGCAAGGAACCTCCGCATAAACCGATTCTCCTTGACTTTGGGCTCACTAAGCGCATATCTAAATCTATGACGCAGGCACTAGCAAAAATGTTTTTGTCATGCGCAGAG GGAGATCATGTGGCACTGCTGTCAGCATTTTCAGAGATGGGGCTTAAACTGCGGGTTGACATGCCTCAGCAGGCTATGGATATTACCACAATATTCTTTCGCCAGTCAACCACAGCAAGTGAAGCAAAG GAGAACATAAAGGCACTAAATGACCAAAGCGAGAGAAATAAAAAAGCTCTTCAAGAAAAGATGAAATTGAACAAGAAGGAGGTTCAACGCTTTAATCCT GTTGATGCTTTCCCTGGGGATGCCATAATATTTATGAGGGTCTTGAATCTCCTCAGAG GTCTTTCAGCTTCACTAAATGTTAGGATAGTTTATCTGGACATCATGAGGCCATTTGCTGAATCAACTTTGTTAGG GAGTTTGACACACGGACAAATACCTAACAGTCAGTGGATTTTTGACTCACCTGCTAACTCTGATGTGGAGTCTAAACTGAGAAATTATCTGCTTGAGTTGGGAAGAGACAAAATTTTAGGAATACAA GTCTGCGCATATAAAGATGGAAAGGTCATAATAGATACTGCTGCTGGTATGTTGGGGAAGTATGATCCCCGACCTGTTCAACCTGATTCTCTCTTTCCTGTTTTCTCAGTGACTAAGGGTATCACTGCTGGGATGGTACATTGGCTTGTGGACAAAGG GAAGCTGAAGTATGAGGAAACAGTTGCCAACATATGGCCAAATTTTGGAACTAATGGAAAGGAGTTAATAAAG GTCCATCATCTTCTAAATCACACATCCGGTTTGCACAATGCACTGGGTGATGTGGTGAAGAATGATCCTTTGTTGGTATGTGACTGGGAGGAGACACTAAACCAGATTACGAAGTGTACACCTGAGATCGAACCTGGTTCCACACAAATTTACCATTACCTCTCCTTTGGTTGGCTGTGTGGGGGAGTCATAGAG CATGCATCTGGGAAGAAGTTTCAAGAGGTTCTAGAAGAGGCTATTGTTCGTCCTCTTCACATTGAGGGGGAGCTATATGTTGGCATTCCACCAG GTGTTGAATCTCGGCTGGCAGCGCTGACAGTTGACACcgaggagctccagaagctatCAGGAATCAGGGCAGGGGCAGATGTGCCACCAGCTTTGCTGAACAACATCGCGCAGATGGCGTCTGGCCTACCAGCTCTTTTCAACACGCTAAATGTCCGGCGGGCCATCATCCCTGCTGCCAATGGCCACTGCTCCGCTCGTGCGCTAGCTCGATACTACGCGGCGCTAGCGACAGGTGGTTCTGTTCCTCCGCCGCACTCTTCCGGCTCCAAGCCGCCCCTCGGCAGCCATGTGCACACCCCCAAGTTCCCGACCGCGCCACTCAAGAAGAAGGGCACTGGAAAGAAGAAGGGCTGCAGTGGCTCCACGGGAAACCTCCAGCATGTCAGCAGCACTGACAAGAACGGGTACAGCCAGCTGCGCACCAGCGACGCCGACAGTGAAGCTGCGGCGGTGGTGTTGGGAAGTGGCGGCAGCAGCAGGATGTTCAGCAGCGACAAGATCCTCGACGCGTTCATGGGCGTCGGCGAGTACGAGGGCATGGCGCAACAGGACGGCAAGTTCGGGCTCGGGTTCAGGAGGTACAACAATGCCAGCAGCGGCAAGATGAGGTACTTCGGTCACTCCGGGATGGGCGGGTCGACCGGGTTCTGCGACGTGGAGAACAACTTTGCCATCGCGGTTATGGTGAACAAGCTGTCGCTGGGGAGCGTCACGCGCGGCGTCATCCGGCTCGTCCTTGAAGAACTGGGCCTGCCTGTGCCGGACGAGTACTCGGCCACCGGGGAGAAGGGGCCTGACATGGTGCTCAACCTGACGCCACCTGAGCAGCTGAGATGA